The Watersipora subatra chromosome 1, tzWatSuba1.1, whole genome shotgun sequence genome has a window encoding:
- the LOC137385642 gene encoding anti-sigma-I factor RsgI-like: MEKGNRGMEKGNRGMEKGNRGMEKGNIGMEKGNRGMEKGNRGMEKGNRGMEKGNRGMEKGNRGMEKGNRGMEKRNRGMEKGNRGMEKGNSGMEKGNRGMEKGNRELEKGNRGMEKGNRGMEKGNRGEE, from the coding sequence ATGGAGAAGGGGAATAGAGGGATGGAGAAGGGGAATAGAGGGATGGAGAAGGGGAATAGAGGGATGGAGAAGGGGAATATAGGGATGGAGAAGGGGAATAGAGGGATGGAGAAGGGAAATAGAGGGATGGAGAAGGGGAATAGAGGGATGGAGAAGGGGAATAGAGGGATGGAGAAGGGGAATAGAGGGATGGAGAAGGGGAATAGAGGGATGGAGAAGAGGAATAGAGGGATGGAGAAGGGGAATAGAGGAATGGAGAAAGGGAATAGTGGGATGGAGAAGGGGAATAGAGGGATGGAGAAGGGGAATAGAGAGCTGGAGAAGGGGAATAGAGGGATGGAGAAGGGGAATAGAGGGATGGAGAAGGGGAATAGAGGAGAGGAATAA